One part of the Vicia villosa cultivar HV-30 ecotype Madison, WI linkage group LG6, Vvil1.0, whole genome shotgun sequence genome encodes these proteins:
- the LOC131610506 gene encoding probable L-cysteine desulfhydrase, chloroplastic: MAFNNHHHPNGSHPTPKKPKLSSSAITVSEIESEFSHHDAAVARINNGSFGSCPSSVISAQHKWQLEYLRHPDHFYFNHLKPAIDNSRSIIKDLVNAEHLDEISIVDNATTAAAIVLQHTAWCFREGKFEKGDIVVMLHYAYGSVKKSMEAYVTRAGGKVIEVQLPFPVSSNEQIVTEFRKALEMGKTDGKKVRLAVIDHVTSMPCVVIPVKEMIQICREESVEQVFVDAAHSLGCTDVDMQEIGADYYTSNLHKWFFCPPSVAFLYSKKNHNTGGAGDLHHPVVSHEYGNGLAVESSWIGTRDYSSQLVVPDIIEFVNRFEGGIEGIKKRNHEAVVKMGEMLAEAWGTHLGSPPYMCGSMIMVGLPTCLGIHSDSDALKLRTHFRDVFAVEVPIYYRPPRDGEVEPVTGYARISHHVYNKVEDYYKFRDAVNQLVENGFACTHLSN, from the coding sequence ATGGCTTTCAACAATCACCACCACCCTAACGGCTCTCACCCCACTCCCAAAAAACCTAAACTCTCCTCCTCCGCCATAACCGTTTCCGAAATTGAATCCGAATTCTCCCACCACGACGCCGCCGTTGCTCGCATCAACAACGGCAGTTTCGGCTCCTGTCCTTCCTCCGTCATCTCCGCTCAACACAAATGGCAGCTCGAGTACCTCCGTCATCCTGATCACTTCTACTTCAACCACCTCAAACCTGCAATCGACAATTCGCGTTCAATTATCAAAGACTTAGTCAACGCGGAACATCTTGACGAAATCTCTATTGTCGATAACGCCACCACTGCTGCTGCTATTGTTCTTCAACATACTGCATGGTGTTTCCGCGAAGGGAAGTTCGAGAAAGGTGACATTGTTGTTATGCTTCATTATGCTTATGGCTCTGTTAAGAAATCAATGGAGGCGTATGTTACTCGTGCTGGTGGAAAAGTGATTGAAGTTCAGCTTCCATTTCCGGTCTCTTCTAACGAACAGATTGTTACTGAGTTTAGAAAGGCTTTGGAGATGGGAAAAACTGACGGGAAAAAGGTAAGGTTAGCTGTGATTGATCATGTGACTTCTATGCCTTGTGTTGTGATTCCTGTTAAGGAGATGATTCAGATTTGCAGAGAGGAAAGTGTTGAACAGGTTTTTGTGGATGCTGCTCATTCCCTTGGGTGTACTGATGTTGACATGCAGGAGATTGGTGCTGATTACTACACTAGTAATTTGCATAAGTGGTTTTTTTGTCCGCCTTCGGTTGCGTTTCTGTACTCTAAGAAAAACCATAACACTGGTGGTGCTGGTGATTTGCATCATCCTGTGGTGTCTCATGAGTATGGAAATGGGCTGGCTGTGGAAAGTTCTTGGATTGGGACAAGGGATTATAGTTCTCAGTTGGTGGTTCCTGATATTATAGAATTTGTGAATAGGTTTGAAGGTGGTATTGAAGGGATTAAGAAGAGGAATCATGAAGCTGTTGTTAAGATGGGAGAGATGCTGGCTGAGGCTTGGGGAACTCATCTTGGGAGTCCTCCATATATGTGTGGTAGCATGATTATGGTTGGTCTGCCTACATGTTTGGGGATTCATAGTGATTCTGATGCTCTGAAGTTAAGGACACATTTCAGGGATGTTTTTGCAGTTGAAGTTCCTATATACTATAGACCACCTAGAGATGGAGAAGTGGAGCCTGTGACAGGGTATGCTCGGATTTCTCATCATGTTTACAACAAAGTCGAGGATTATTACAAGTTTAGGGATGCTGTTAACCAACTCGTGGAGAATGGATTTGCTTGTACTCATCTTTCCAACTGA
- the LOC131614994 gene encoding formin-like protein 5, which translates to MPGSGISQVKRRYEVICPKYGEAGHYEKACKGPPKPGYVKKNKNLAKKTTTMENWSQTQPQSHSLSQESPRPQVVRPPPVRPPPPPSVRPSSLLVRPPPPPFIARPSIVGTSSIRPPTPPFCPPRLSQSPQIRPISSRFMPTPGFTQWWST; encoded by the exons ATGCCTGGGAGCGGAATAAGCCAGGTTAAAAGAAGATATGAAGTGATTTGCCCAAAGTATGGTGAAGCTGGTCATTATGAAAAGGCATGTAAAGGACCTCCAAAACCAGGATatgtgaaaaaaaacaaaaatttagcaAAGAAAACAACAACTATGGAAAATTGGTCACAGACTCAGCCTCAATCACACAGTTTGTCACAG GAATCACCACGACCACAAGTTGTAAGGCCTCCTCCTGTTAGGCCACCACCACCTCCTTCTGTTCGGCCATCATCTCTTCTAGTTAGGCCGCCACCACCACCTTTCATTGCACGTCCTTCAATAGTTGGAACTTCATCGATCCGACCACCAACACCTCCATTTTGTCCTCCACGTTTATCTCAATCTCCACAAATTAGACCTATTAGTTCAAGATTCATGCCTACTCCTGGATTTACACAATGGTGGTCAACATGA